Proteins found in one Desulfatiglans sp. genomic segment:
- the ddlA gene encoding D-alanine--D-alanine ligase → MDKKIKVAVLFGGESAEHEISILSANNIIDAMDKGKYEIYLVGITKDGKWYGGESAKEILDSGKKRHVISENDLLAFMPGKAGENIVYVSDTKKRIGPDVIFPILHGPMGEDGTVQGMLKLACIPFIGSDVLGSSVGMDKDVMKRLFRESGIPIGRYRVLLSHEKEKLSFDTLADELGLPLFIKPANMGSSVGVHKVNNRVEFYAALDDAFNFDRKIIIEEFIKGREIECAVLGNENPITSAPGEICTSHDFYSYNAKYIDEQGAKLSIPAILPEAKKEEIRELAIRSFQSLCCEGLSRVDFFLKDDGTVIVNEVNTIPGFTSISMYPMLFKESGIGYSALIDRLINLALDRDKKERLLKRDYTGR, encoded by the coding sequence ATGGATAAGAAGATAAAGGTTGCAGTACTCTTTGGTGGTGAGTCTGCCGAGCATGAGATATCCATATTGTCTGCAAATAATATTATTGATGCAATGGATAAGGGGAAATATGAGATATATCTGGTCGGAATTACCAAGGATGGAAAATGGTACGGTGGTGAGTCCGCAAAAGAGATACTGGATAGCGGAAAGAAAAGGCATGTTATTTCAGAAAATGATCTGCTTGCGTTTATGCCAGGTAAGGCCGGAGAAAACATAGTCTATGTTTCTGATACAAAAAAAAGGATAGGGCCGGATGTGATATTTCCGATTCTCCACGGGCCAATGGGTGAGGATGGCACTGTTCAGGGTATGCTGAAGCTTGCCTGTATTCCTTTTATTGGATCCGATGTGCTGGGTTCTTCGGTCGGTATGGATAAGGATGTTATGAAGAGGCTTTTCAGAGAGAGCGGTATACCAATAGGGAGATACAGGGTATTACTTTCACATGAAAAAGAAAAACTCTCCTTTGACACTTTAGCAGATGAGCTCGGGCTGCCGCTTTTTATAAAGCCAGCCAATATGGGGTCATCTGTAGGAGTGCACAAGGTAAATAACAGGGTTGAATTTTATGCTGCCCTTGATGATGCATTTAATTTTGACAGAAAGATTATCATAGAAGAATTTATCAAAGGAAGGGAGATAGAGTGCGCTGTCCTTGGAAATGAGAACCCGATAACCTCTGCCCCGGGTGAAATATGCACCTCCCATGACTTTTATTCATATAATGCAAAATATATTGATGAACAGGGTGCGAAGTTGAGCATCCCTGCCATATTGCCCGAAGCAAAAAAAGAAGAGATAAGGGAACTGGCAATAAGATCATTTCAATCTCTTTGTTGTGAGGGGCTTTCCAGGGTGGATTTTTTTCTAAAGGATGATGGCACAGTAATAGTAAATGAGGTTAATACTATTCCAGGTTTCACATCCATCAGTATGTATCCAATGCTTTTCAAGGAAAGCGGCATCGGATATTCTGCACTTATTGATCGATTGATTAACCTTGCGCTCGATAGGGATAAAAAAGAAAGACTTTTAAAGAGAGACTATACTGGCAGATGA
- a CDS encoding OmpA family protein, with protein MGKVFRSSALVLLIASIFIISGCTCKNSWMKGALIGTYALGAAGAISDHGERGDDDHKGLLTGMAAGAVIGGLIGALTENCDEAPVKVAEVVDVDSDGDGVVDRLDQCPDTPKGVPVDYKGCPKDSDGDGVTDDKDKCPGTPAGVKVDASGCPVDSDGDGVTDDKDKCPGTPAGVKVDADGCPIVLDDDKDGVPDDKDECPKTPEGATVNKAGCWVLNSVLFEINQATIKPAFHYELDKIVTILNKNPALGIEIEGHTCSLGSDAHNMKLSERRAKAVMDYLSNKGIDKSRLSSKGYGETKPTESNDTDEGRQANRRVQLSPVW; from the coding sequence ATGGGAAAAGTATTTAGAAGCAGTGCATTAGTTTTATTAATAGCATCCATCTTTATTATCTCAGGTTGTACATGTAAAAATTCATGGATGAAGGGGGCGCTTATTGGCACATATGCATTGGGGGCAGCAGGGGCTATTTCGGATCATGGTGAAAGAGGTGATGATGACCATAAGGGGCTGCTTACAGGTATGGCAGCAGGAGCAGTTATAGGCGGTTTAATTGGTGCACTGACTGAAAACTGCGATGAGGCGCCTGTAAAGGTAGCAGAGGTGGTTGATGTTGACAGTGACGGAGATGGTGTTGTTGACAGGCTTGATCAGTGCCCTGACACACCAAAAGGGGTACCTGTCGATTACAAGGGTTGCCCGAAAGATTCTGATGGCGATGGCGTAACCGATGACAAGGATAAATGCCCTGGAACACCGGCAGGAGTAAAGGTCGATGCGAGCGGATGCCCGGTTGACTCTGACGGAGATGGTGTAACAGATGATAAGGATAAATGCCCAGGAACACCGGCGGGTGTAAAGGTTGATGCAGACGGCTGCCCAATAGTTTTAGATGATGACAAGGATGGTGTGCCTGATGACAAGGATGAATGCCCGAAGACACCCGAGGGCGCAACAGTTAATAAGGCAGGATGCTGGGTATTGAACAGTGTTCTTTTTGAAATTAACCAGGCGACTATAAAGCCGGCGTTTCATTATGAACTGGACAAGATTGTTACTATACTCAATAAAAATCCAGCCCTTGGTATTGAAATTGAAGGGCACACATGCAGCCTTGGATCAGATGCGCACAACATGAAGCTCTCTGAAAGAAGGGCAAAGGCAGTTATGGATTATCTTAGTAACAAAGGCATAGATAAATCCAGACTCTCTTCAAAGGGATATGGCGAAACAAAGCCTACTGAATCAAATGACACGGACGAAGGCAGACAGGCCAACAGAAGGGTACAGCTATCACCTGTCTGGTAA
- a CDS encoding thiamine phosphate synthase, translated as MRFILITPPGSVEGEHVLITRMFENGLPLLHLRKPGCDDDFMSAYLSRIPLEFHKRIVIHSCYELTQDFNLRGLHITGSNILNKNGIICRYKNKEGFTVSISYHTLEELDNNDPGIDYIFLSPLFDSISKKNYKARFNSIELTGALKRSRIDVVALGGLRLTNMYEVKGQGFKGMAFLGAVWEADDPLKSYLAIQEKLLNMI; from the coding sequence ATGAGGTTTATCCTGATTACACCCCCTGGTTCAGTAGAGGGTGAACATGTTCTCATAACCAGGATGTTTGAAAATGGGTTACCCCTGCTGCATCTTCGTAAACCGGGTTGTGATGATGACTTTATGTCAGCGTATCTTTCAAGAATACCTCTGGAATTCCATAAGCGCATTGTCATACACTCCTGTTATGAACTGACTCAGGATTTCAATCTCAGGGGGCTCCACATTACAGGCTCAAATATACTAAATAAAAATGGTATAATATGCAGGTATAAAAACAAAGAGGGCTTCACAGTAAGCATCTCTTACCATACCCTTGAAGAGCTTGATAATAATGACCCAGGCATTGATTATATTTTTTTGAGCCCCCTCTTTGACAGCATCTCAAAAAAGAATTATAAGGCCCGGTTTAACTCCATTGAATTGACAGGGGCATTGAAAAGGTCAAGAATTGATGTGGTAGCCCTCGGGGGTCTGAGGCTTACAAACATGTATGAGGTAAAAGGGCAGGGTTTCAAAGGGATGGCGTTTCTGGGGGCTGTATGGGAGGCGGATGATCCTTTAAAAAGTTACCTGGCCATACAGGAAAAGTTATTAAATATGATATAA
- a CDS encoding TusE/DsrC/DsvC family sulfur relay protein codes for MPTVEFEGHTFNVDEDGFIDDFNNWNETWVRYIKDEEGINELTEEHWKVIDVLQDYYKKNGIAPMVRILSKVTGFKLKYIYDLFPSGPGKGACKMAGLPKPTGCV; via the coding sequence ATGCCAACTGTAGAATTTGAAGGCCACACCTTTAATGTTGATGAAGATGGCTTTATTGATGATTTCAATAACTGGAATGAAACCTGGGTAAGATACATCAAGGATGAAGAGGGCATCAATGAACTCACAGAAGAGCACTGGAAGGTAATCGATGTGCTTCAGGACTATTATAAAAAGAATGGCATTGCGCCAATGGTCAGGATACTAAGCAAGGTAACCGGCTTTAAGCTGAAATATATCTATGACCTGTTCCCCTCAGGGCCTGGCAAAGGCGCATGTAAAATGGCAGGGCTTCCCAAACCTACAGGCTGTGTATAA
- a CDS encoding citramalate synthase has translation MKEKIMLYDTTLRDGTQGEQVNLSAEDKLKVAHRLDEMGIAYIEGGWPGSNPKDARFFSMARSVSFKNAKLTAFGSTRRFGVTPGNDPSIKAILEAETPAVTVFGKTWDLHATEILGVTLEQNLEMIEDTVRYLKKEGREVIYDAEHFFDGYKNNPEYTMKTIAAAQAGGADIIVLCDTNGGTLTHELKVIMDAAIPQISLPAGIHVHDDCGLSVANSIMAVLCGARMVQGTINGYGERCGNVDLLAVIGNLQLKMGYQCIPRENMKNLTDISRFISEIANVPPVNQRPFVGKSAFAHKGGVHVSAILKNSRAYEHIDPETVGNRRRVLVSDLSGKSNIEYKTREMDIKLEERAADSAKIVSVVKSLEDKGYQFEAAEGSLELLIKKITGQFREPFTLESLRVTMEKDGDNDSTSQATIKISVGDEKEITAAEGDGPVNAIDNALRKALNGFFPVIKEMKLVDFQVRVIEGADGTGANVRVRIESRDSNEIWSTVGVSENIIEASWQALVDSVQYKLLKEEKNRA, from the coding sequence ATGAAAGAAAAAATAATGCTGTATGATACTACCCTGCGGGACGGGACACAGGGTGAACAGGTAAACCTCTCAGCCGAAGATAAGCTTAAGGTCGCACACAGGCTTGATGAGATGGGCATTGCCTATATAGAGGGCGGGTGGCCGGGATCAAACCCGAAGGATGCAAGGTTCTTTAGTATGGCGAGATCTGTTTCGTTTAAAAATGCAAAGCTAACTGCCTTTGGCAGCACAAGGCGATTTGGGGTCACACCGGGAAATGACCCCAGCATCAAGGCGATACTTGAGGCTGAAACTCCGGCTGTTACTGTCTTTGGCAAGACATGGGACCTTCATGCTACAGAGATACTTGGTGTTACCCTTGAGCAGAACCTGGAGATGATAGAGGATACAGTAAGGTATCTCAAAAAGGAGGGGCGTGAGGTTATTTATGATGCGGAGCATTTTTTTGACGGGTATAAAAATAATCCTGAATACACCATGAAGACAATAGCTGCCGCACAGGCCGGGGGAGCAGATATAATAGTCCTGTGTGACACAAACGGGGGAACACTCACCCATGAACTAAAGGTGATAATGGATGCTGCCATCCCTCAAATATCCCTCCCTGCAGGTATTCATGTGCATGATGACTGCGGCCTTTCAGTGGCAAACTCCATAATGGCAGTGTTGTGCGGGGCAAGGATGGTTCAGGGGACAATAAACGGTTATGGTGAAAGATGCGGCAATGTGGACCTGCTGGCTGTTATTGGTAATCTGCAACTGAAAATGGGCTATCAATGTATACCTCGCGAGAACATGAAGAACTTGACAGATATTTCAAGGTTTATAAGTGAGATAGCGAATGTTCCGCCTGTTAATCAACGCCCCTTTGTTGGAAAAAGCGCCTTTGCACACAAGGGAGGTGTGCATGTGAGCGCAATACTTAAAAACAGCAGGGCCTATGAACATATTGACCCTGAAACAGTCGGAAACCGAAGGCGTGTTCTTGTTTCTGACCTGTCAGGAAAAAGTAATATAGAGTACAAAACAAGGGAGATGGATATTAAACTCGAGGAGAGGGCCGCGGACAGTGCAAAGATTGTTAGTGTAGTTAAATCCCTTGAGGATAAGGGGTATCAGTTTGAGGCGGCAGAGGGTTCTCTGGAGCTGCTTATTAAAAAGATAACAGGGCAGTTCAGGGAGCCATTTACACTTGAATCTCTGCGTGTGACCATGGAAAAGGATGGGGATAATGACAGTACCTCCCAGGCCACAATCAAGATATCGGTAGGAGATGAAAAGGAGATAACCGCTGCAGAGGGAGACGGCCCTGTTAATGCTATTGATAATGCCTTAAGAAAGGCCCTGAATGGCTTTTTCCCGGTGATAAAAGAGATGAAACTTGTAGACTTTCAGGTAAGGGTAATAGAGGGGGCAGATGGAACAGGGGCAAATGTAAGGGTAAGGATAGAATCAAGGGACAGTAATGAGATATGGTCAACAGTCGGGGTATCTGAAAATATTATAGAGGCATCATGGCAGGCGCTGGTTGACAGCGTTCAGTATAAGCTTTTAAAGGAAGAAAAAAACAGGGCATAA
- a CDS encoding DUF362 domain-containing protein: MFNTEAVQVVIKKTDYHNPQIDALLMPLCGMSKYIRTGDKVLLKMNLLSARAPEEAVNTHPEFVRAIVREVKKAGGLPYIGDSLAGTFSEKILIKAYEKSGIMAMAKEEGIPLNFDTGSEKVIFPEGIRLKKIPVCNYILRADKIIGVPKLKTHSLQYLTLACKNMYGAVPGLIKAKYHALYPGKMAFAEMLLDVYAFIKPDLFIMDAVLGLHGEGPAGNGDPIEIGLALASEDGIAMDIAVCNLIGIEPATIPLLKRAKIRGMWPHSIEYPILSPHENRVHGFRMPGTASHLVTGGRRQSKSPVITEKCIGCGECRKICPKKAVIIVDEIANIDYSKCIRCYCCQEVCPANAIRLMNTKYKGNEG, translated from the coding sequence ATGTTCAATACAGAAGCAGTACAGGTAGTAATTAAAAAAACCGATTATCACAATCCTCAGATCGATGCATTGCTTATGCCTCTTTGCGGTATGAGCAAATATATCCGAACGGGTGATAAAGTGCTGTTGAAGATGAACCTCCTGTCAGCAAGGGCCCCTGAAGAGGCTGTAAACACCCACCCTGAATTTGTAAGGGCAATCGTAAGGGAGGTAAAAAAGGCGGGCGGGCTGCCTTATATAGGAGACTCCCTTGCAGGGACATTTTCAGAAAAGATATTAATTAAAGCATATGAAAAGAGTGGCATCATGGCTATGGCAAAAGAGGAGGGCATCCCGCTTAATTTTGATACAGGATCAGAAAAGGTTATTTTCCCGGAGGGCATCAGGTTAAAAAAAATACCTGTATGCAATTACATTTTAAGGGCAGATAAAATAATCGGGGTACCAAAACTCAAGACCCATTCACTTCAATACCTTACACTTGCATGCAAGAATATGTACGGGGCTGTGCCAGGGCTTATCAAGGCAAAATATCATGCTCTATACCCGGGTAAAATGGCATTTGCAGAGATGCTCCTTGATGTTTATGCATTTATAAAACCTGATCTATTTATTATGGATGCAGTGCTCGGGTTGCACGGTGAAGGGCCTGCCGGTAATGGTGACCCGATAGAAATAGGGCTTGCCCTTGCATCTGAAGATGGAATAGCCATGGATATTGCTGTCTGCAATCTGATTGGCATAGAACCTGCTACCATCCCTCTATTAAAGAGGGCAAAGATCAGGGGTATGTGGCCTCACAGCATAGAATACCCGATACTTTCGCCACATGAAAACAGGGTACACGGATTCAGGATGCCTGGTACAGCTTCACATCTTGTGACAGGCGGAAGGCGCCAGTCAAAGAGCCCTGTAATAACTGAAAAATGTATCGGGTGCGGTGAGTGCAGAAAAATTTGTCCTAAAAAAGCAGTAATTATTGTTGATGAAATCGCAAACATAGATTATTCAAAATGTATAAGGTGTTATTGCTGTCAGGAGGTGTGCCCTGCAAATGCCATCAGACTGATGAATACCAAATATAAAGGAAACGAGGGTTGA
- the thiS gene encoding sulfur carrier protein ThiS, whose translation MRLTINDKEAQFTGNTLAELLNMHGFGDKTGVAVAVNEIVIPRPEWQFHVLEEGDEILIIIPAQGG comes from the coding sequence ATGAGACTTACGATAAATGATAAAGAAGCACAATTTACAGGGAATACCCTTGCTGAATTGTTAAATATGCATGGTTTCGGTGATAAAACAGGTGTGGCCGTTGCTGTAAATGAGATTGTTATACCAAGGCCGGAGTGGCAGTTTCATGTACTTGAGGAGGGGGATGAGATACTGATCATTATCCCTGCCCAGGGCGGTTAA